The genomic DNA AGCTCAACGTCTACGTGGCCGCCTCCATCTCCTCCGACAAGCCCGACAAGAAGCTCGACCGGGCCCAGCAGCAGCGGACGCCGGCCGATAAGGAAGGAGATGGGTCCCCAGAGTGGGGGCACGACCTGCGGTTCGACCTCAAGGGGATCGATTTCCGTGACTCCAATGACGTCTTCCTCCGGCTCGATCTGTTCCACGAGGGTGTCATGTTCGGGGACAAGCCCATCGGGGAGGTCCGAATCCCGCTGCGGGATCTGACTGCGCAGGCGGACGGCGTGGCCCGGTTCGTGAGCTACCAGGTAAATTGCCTTGATCCGGGACGTCCCGGAGAACTAAAGCCAAATAGCCGGGAATCCGTTTTCTGATGTTTCTCTGATGGGATTGATTCATTCAGGTGAAGGGGATCGACGGGAAGCCCAATGGGGTCCTGAGCTTCTCGTACAAGGTTAATGGAGCTGGCCAAGCCACGGGGATCGGGCCGGTGGATTCGACAAACGGCATCACCGGGTATGTGATTTCTCATCACCATCAAGGAAATCAAGAAACGCCGCTGCCGGCGATCGGAAACCCGTATCCGGGAACAACTCTTTACCCGACAGTTGGAGAGGAGTCCGCGTCGGCCCCGTCTGCTCCGCCTCTCGAGACCCTGTACCCGCCGCCGGGGACCTACTACTCGTTGACGCCGGAAGGCTACTACCCGCATCATCCGCCGccgcctcctcctcccccaCCGATGATTTATCCTGGGTCACCTCATTTCCCGGGGGTACACGGGGCGGGGTATTACTACCATCAGGGACCACCTATGCGGCCGCCGCCGCCTCATATGCACCACCATCACCGCTCGTGGGGCCATGACCACGGCTACGGCTATGGTCACGGGCCCTACATGGGCGGTCGGGGTTGGGGCCCGTTTGAGGAGGGAGAGGCGTGGAGGAGGAAGTCTTGGAATGGCAGGTGAAGAACTATTGGGTTTGAATTGTCGTTGATGGACATGAATGAATGGGATGGGAATTGGATTCAGAGCCAATCATAACGATATGTATTATGAAACGTGTACTTTCGGTGAATTCCGAACCGTAAATCGCTTACCGGAAGCATACTATGTGTCTAGAAATCAGCGGTCTCTTTAAGGATCCATCACTtgtatttgaattttataaaattacgGTTCCATTTTGCTAGTATTTTGCCCATCAAGTCCTCCTTCCTGCCTACTCCTTGAGGGTCCAGGCCCAATGCTAGGTTGGCTCGATCTTATGTCTTAATCCGGGCATTACATTACAAGAAATATTGGTTATTACTACCGACTGGGGAAGGCATGTATACGCACAATTCTATACGGTTTTCTTTTGGTATGTATCATGCTATT from Punica granatum isolate Tunisia-2019 chromosome 2, ASM765513v2, whole genome shotgun sequence includes the following:
- the LOC116195712 gene encoding protein SRC2 homolog — its product is MEDSPSLELKLLYGKDITAFNFFQKLNVYVAASISSDKPDKKLDRAQQQRTPADKEGDGSPEWGHDLRFDLKGIDFRDSNDVFLRLDLFHEGVMFGDKPIGEVRIPLRDLTAQADGVARFVSYQVKGIDGKPNGVLSFSYKVNGAGQATGIGPVDSTNGITGYVISHHHQGNQETPLPAIGNPYPGTTLYPTVGEESASAPSAPPLETLYPPPGTYYSLTPEGYYPHHPPPPPPPPPMIYPGSPHFPGVHGAGYYYHQGPPMRPPPPHMHHHHRSWGHDHGYGYGHGPYMGGRGWGPFEEGEAWRRKSWNGR